One part of the Dermacentor andersoni chromosome 2, qqDerAnde1_hic_scaffold, whole genome shotgun sequence genome encodes these proteins:
- the LOC126541706 gene encoding uncharacterized protein, with protein MLPFTLPFSLYLFPHSAAGAMAHVGWALFKMQGKRRCLRKLNGCLGCRLPLFPLLVLSLLGALALLFAGRRDWSKDQWVSLAPKRLLVYSAWSEPRGDVHEVRVIALLASRGALRGRLLCTLAYLNYSHVQVVAARVDPLNATVLTGHPRGPLLEPGFVFCPGDPQLQADEVGLRLVDTSRVHWLPVGHAPSTIADPSPATDGAAIVRANSVPAAKFGAVVCALSVFDAATEDLLLGEFAAHYTELGATHFVFYNRTQSRRARTFFGALTTVVSVEYLPWTRRDARSLLAYDCALRMRGRADVLAAVDTDERLVPWRALAEGAVSKESGGYAADWRLSDVRGSLVRLSRKTFCGAGGDVSQGAATLLSRGRRLGDIQPAGVVVADLNALLAGTLGSHHSRRVLVHRYSDAECPAGAVVVDKSAAEVERRTQSSQAMILWRALFVS; from the exons ATGCTCCCCTTCACACTTCCCTTTAGTTTGTATTTGTTTCCTCATTCCGCCGCAGGAGCCATGGCGCACGTGGGCTGGGCCCTGTTCAAGATGCAGGGAAAGAGGCGCTGCTTACGGAAGCTCAACGGCTGCCTG GGTTGCCGACTTCctctgtttccgctgctggtgCTGTCGCTGCTTGGTGCGCTGGCGCTGCTGTTCGCGGGTCGCCGCGACTGGTCCAAGGACCAGTGGGTGTCGCTGGCGCCGAAACGGCTGCTGGTGTACTCGGCCTGGTCCGAACCCCGCGGCGACGTGCACGAGGTTCGCGTCATCGCTCTGCTCGCTTCTCGCGGCGCACTCCGGGGGCGCCTGCTCTGCACGCTCGCCTACCTCAACTACTCGCACGTGCAG GTAGTGGCGGCGCGCGTCGACCCCCTGAACGCCACGGTGCTGACGGGTCACCCGAGGGGCCCCTTGCTCGAGCCGGGCTTCGTGTTCTGTCCGGGCGACCCGCAGCTGCAGGCCGACGAAGTGGGTCTGCGCCTGGTCGACACGAGCCGCGTCCACTGGCTGCCCGTGGGACACGCGCCTTCGACCATCGCCGACCCCTCCCCCGCTACCGACGGCG CCGCCATTGTCCGAGCCAACAGCGTCCCGGCCGCCAAGTTTGGGGCAGTGGTTTGCGCGCTGTCCGTATTCGACGCGGCGACGGAGGATCTGCTGCTCGGGGAGTTCGCGGCCCACTACACCGAGCTGGGCGCCACGCACTTCGTCTTCTACAACCGGACGCAGTCGCGACGAGCTCGGACGTTCTTTGGAGCCCTTACTACG GTGGTCTCAGTGGAGTACCTCCCTTGGACTCGCCGTGACGCACGCTCTCTCTTGGCGTACGACTGCGCGCTGCGGATGCGCGGCCGCGCCGACGTCCTGGCGGCCGTGGACACGGACGAGCGGCTAGTCCCGTGGCGCGCGTTGGCCGAAGGCGCCGTGAGCAAGGAAAGCGGCGGCTACGCGGCTGACTGGAGGTTGTCCGACGTTCGGGGGTCGCTGGTGCGGCTGTCGCGAAAGACCTTCTGCGGAGCGGGCGGCGACGTCTCTCAGGGCGCGGCCACGTTGCTGTCGCGCGGCCGCAGACTCGGGGACATCCAGCCCGCCGGAGTGGTGGTCGCCGATCTGAACGCGCTGCTCGCCGGCACGCTGGGCTCGCACCACTCCAGACGGGTGCTCGTGCACAG GTATTCCGATGCAGAGTGTCCCGCCGGAGCAGTAGTGGTAGACAAGTCGGCAGCCGAAGTCGAGCGTCGGACGCAGTCGTCGCAGGCCATGATCCTGTGGAGGGCGCTGTTCGTCAGCTGA